A window from Bufo bufo chromosome 1, aBufBuf1.1, whole genome shotgun sequence encodes these proteins:
- the MRPS16 gene encoding 28S ribosomal protein S16, mitochondrial: protein MVHITSQVLKRYHGGYVVIRMALGGCANRPFYRIVAAHNKRARDGKHFDKLGTYDPLPNVYNEKLVSLNIDRIKYWIACGAHLSKPVAKLLGLAGFFPLHPMTITEAERLRKAKEKAAAQPEEIPKEEAEA from the exons ATGGTTCATATAA CATCCCAGGTCCTGAAACGTTACCATGGAGGTTACGTGGTGATCAGAATGGCTCTTGGTGGCTGTGCTAACAGACCCTTTTATCGCATTGTGGCTGCCCATAACAAGCGGGCGCGGGACGGGAAGCACTTTGATAAACTTGGCACATATGACCCTTTACCTAATGTCTATAATGAGAAGCTTGTCAGCCTGAACATCGATCGGATAAAGTACTGGATCGCTTGTGGAGCACATCTATCAAAACCAGTGGCCAAGTTATTAG GACTTGCAGGATTTTTTCCTTTGCACCCAATGACTATCACAGAAGCCGAGAGGTTACGAAAAGCGAAGGAGAAGGCGGCTGCGCAGCCAGAGGAAATCCCTAAGGAGGAGGCAGAAGCCTGA